The Bacteroidota bacterium genomic sequence GGTAGAGGTAAACATTTCTACCGGTGTAAATTTCTTTTTAGTTGGATTGGCAGATAGTGCTGTAAAGGAAAGTCAACAACGTATTGATGCGGCATTAAAAAACAATGGATATAAAATTCCGGGAAAAAGTATTGTAGTAAATATGGCTCCTGCCGATATAAGAAAGGAAGGCTCTGCTTACGATTTAACCATTGCAATGGGAATACTAGCTGCATCAGAACAAATAGTGGCCGATACAATAAGCGATTATGTGATTATGGGTGAACTATCGTTAGATGGCGGGCTTCAGCCAATTAAAGGTGTATTGCCAATTGCATTAGAAGCAAAGGCAAAAGGCTTTAAGGGAATAATTTTGCCAAAAGCAAATGCCAGAGAAGCCGCAGTTGTTAATGGATTGCAGGTATATGCTGCCGAATCGATAAAGCAGGTAATTAATTTTTTTAATGGCGAGGAGCAACTTATTGATGCCAGCACAAACATTGAAGAAGAGTTCTATTCTAAACTAAATGTATTTGATGTAGATTTTTCGGAAGTAAAAGGGCAAGAAAATATAAAACGAGCATTGGAAATAGCTGCAGCAGGCGGACACAATGCAATTTTGATTGGCCCTCCCGGAGCAGGAAAAACAATGCTTGCAAAGCGATTACCTACTATATTACCTCCCATGACGGTAGATGAATCGTTGGAGACAACCAAGATACATTCTGTTGCAGGTAAAATGGGAAAAAACATTGGATTGATTACCACTCGTCCTTTTCGCTCTCCGCACCATACTATAAGCGATGTGGCGCTGGTAGGAGGGGGTAATGTTCCACAACCCGGAGAAATTTCTTTGGCGCATAATGGCGTTTTGTTTCTAGACGAGTTGCCTGAATTTAAGCGTACAGTGCTTGAAGTAATGCGCCAACCGCTAGAAGATAGAGTAGTGAGTATTTCTAGAGCTAAGTTTTCTGTAGAATATCCTGCAAGCTTTATGCTTATTGCCTCCATGAACCCATGTCCGTGCGGTTTTTACAACCACCCTGAAAAAGAATGTGTTTGTGCACCCGGCATTGTACAAAAATATTTGAATAAGGTTTCTGGTCCTTTGTTGGATAGAATAGACATACATATCGAGGTAACACCGGTTTCTTACAACGAATTGTCGGCAGAAAGAAAAGCGGAGGCTAGTGAGCTAGTAAGAGAGCGTGTGTTAAAAGCACGTGAAACTCAGCAAAAAAGATTTGCCGAAAAGCCAGGTATATATGCCAATGCACAAATGGGTTCTCAGCTACTTCGTGATATTTGTAAACTGGACGATACTGGGCATCAGCTTTTAAAAACTGCGATGGAGCGTTTAAAATTATCTGCAAGAGCTTACGATAGAATTTTAAAAGTAGCGCGCACCGTTGCAGATTTAGACAGCAGTATAGATATTAAACCCAATCATTTAGCCGAAGCCATACAATACCGAAGCCTTGACAGAGAAGGTTGGGCGGGGTAGGATAGTTTGTCGATATAGCCAATTAATAAAGATATTTTTAAGAAGCTGGTTCCGTCTATTTTGATATGTGTTTTAAAAGAGCCAGTTCTGCACTTATATTTTTATAAATCAACAAATTTAAATGTTACATTAGCTACCCTAAAACAATTATATGAA encodes the following:
- a CDS encoding YifB family Mg chelatase-like AAA ATPase; translation: MLVKTFGCAVYGINATLVTVEVNISTGVNFFLVGLADSAVKESQQRIDAALKNNGYKIPGKSIVVNMAPADIRKEGSAYDLTIAMGILAASEQIVADTISDYVIMGELSLDGGLQPIKGVLPIALEAKAKGFKGIILPKANAREAAVVNGLQVYAAESIKQVINFFNGEEQLIDASTNIEEEFYSKLNVFDVDFSEVKGQENIKRALEIAAAGGHNAILIGPPGAGKTMLAKRLPTILPPMTVDESLETTKIHSVAGKMGKNIGLITTRPFRSPHHTISDVALVGGGNVPQPGEISLAHNGVLFLDELPEFKRTVLEVMRQPLEDRVVSISRAKFSVEYPASFMLIASMNPCPCGFYNHPEKECVCAPGIVQKYLNKVSGPLLDRIDIHIEVTPVSYNELSAERKAEASELVRERVLKARETQQKRFAEKPGIYANAQMGSQLLRDICKLDDTGHQLLKTAMERLKLSARAYDRILKVARTVADLDSSIDIKPNHLAEAIQYRSLDREGWAG